One region of bacterium BMS3Abin14 genomic DNA includes:
- the pyrE gene encoding orotate phosphoribosyltransferase — protein MPDNILLSIFREKGALLEGHFGLTSGKHSPVYLQCALVMQYPDVGRDLGSRLAERVGAGIDLVVSPAVGGIVIGQEVAWSLGARAVFTERVDGKMTLRRGFTVKPGERILAVEDVVTTGGSIREAADLAVELGGSLIATASLVHRYTDEPVDPTRYPHFSLLPIHAPAFEPAQCPLCREGTPLEKPGSRALK, from the coding sequence ATGCCGGATAACATCCTCCTCTCCATCTTCAGGGAGAAAGGAGCCCTCCTGGAGGGCCACTTCGGCCTGACCTCCGGCAAGCACAGCCCGGTTTATCTTCAATGTGCCCTCGTTATGCAATACCCCGATGTTGGAAGGGACCTAGGGAGCAGGCTGGCCGAAAGGGTGGGGGCCGGGATCGACCTGGTTGTGTCACCTGCAGTGGGAGGCATAGTAATCGGGCAGGAGGTGGCTTGGTCCCTTGGTGCAAGGGCGGTATTCACCGAGAGAGTTGATGGAAAAATGACCCTGCGCCGTGGATTTACGGTTAAACCCGGCGAGAGGATTCTGGCCGTTGAGGACGTGGTTACCACGGGGGGATCCATCAGGGAGGCCGCTGACCTTGCCGTCGAACTGGGGGGCAGCCTGATCGCCACCGCTTCCCTGGTTCACCGCTACACGGATGAGCCTGTTGACCCCACCCGATATCCGCACTTTTCTCTTCTGCCGATACATGCCCCAGCCTTCGAACCCGCCCAATGCCCCCTGTGCCGTGAAGGGACCCCCCTGGAAAAACCCGGAAGCAGAGCCCTTAAGTAA
- the phoP_3 gene encoding alkaline phosphatase synthesis transcriptional regulatory protein PhoP — MEQKILIVEDNIVILTMQKQIFEMEGYEIITAQEGMDALKKVHESHPDIVLLDVNIPGMNGFELCRQIKEDPSLSDIIVVMISAVYYSDEDAKKGMAMGADAYFTKPYENEVLQNKIKELLESRNAG, encoded by the coding sequence ATGGAGCAGAAAATTCTCATCGTTGAGGACAACATCGTGATCCTGACCATGCAGAAACAGATCTTTGAGATGGAAGGCTATGAGATAATCACCGCGCAGGAGGGAATGGATGCCCTCAAGAAAGTTCACGAGTCGCATCCGGATATCGTCCTCCTGGATGTGAATATCCCCGGCATGAACGGTTTTGAGCTTTGCAGACAGATCAAGGAGGACCCATCCCTTTCGGATATTATTGTTGTCATGATATCGGCGGTTTATTACTCCGATGAGGACGCCAAGAAGGGGATGGCCATGGGCGCCGATGCCTATTTTACAAAGCCCTATGAGAACGAGGTTCTCCAGAACAAGATCAAGGAACTCCTCGAATCCCGTAATGCCGGATAA
- the pyrF gene encoding orotidine 5'-phosphate decarboxylase — MAGGLIVALDMDGQDEACALAGEVGERVAALKVGSQLFSVGGPDIVRRIRRTGASVFLDLKFHDIPNTVRKAVEAVVPLGISFFTVHASGGRDMISAARDAARDAKVLAVTVLTSLGKSDMSEIGVGLDVEEQVVGLAKLARAAGADGIVCSPLEVALLRDTLDDECILVTPGVRPVGSAGDDQTRIATPAQAVRAGADYLVVGRPVVKAPDRVRAVEMILDEMGVDRA; from the coding sequence ATGGCAGGTGGCCTGATAGTAGCTCTGGACATGGATGGCCAGGATGAGGCCTGCGCCTTGGCCGGTGAAGTTGGTGAGCGGGTCGCAGCGCTCAAGGTAGGGTCGCAGCTGTTTTCCGTTGGCGGTCCGGATATTGTTCGCCGAATTCGGAGGACAGGGGCAAGTGTCTTCCTGGATCTGAAATTTCACGATATTCCCAATACCGTGAGGAAAGCAGTGGAGGCGGTGGTGCCATTGGGCATCTCTTTTTTTACCGTCCACGCCTCGGGGGGAAGGGACATGATCTCGGCTGCCAGGGATGCCGCCCGAGACGCGAAAGTCCTGGCCGTTACAGTCCTGACGAGCCTTGGGAAAAGTGACATGTCTGAGATAGGGGTCGGATTGGATGTCGAGGAGCAGGTTGTGGGGTTGGCAAAATTGGCCAGGGCTGCCGGCGCCGACGGCATCGTTTGTTCACCGCTTGAGGTCGCGCTGTTAAGAGATACACTCGATGACGAGTGTATTCTGGTTACCCCGGGCGTCAGGCCGGTTGGGTCCGCAGGGGACGATCAGACCAGAATAGCCACCCCCGCACAGGCGGTGAGGGCGGGCGCTGATTATCTTGTGGTGGGACGGCCCGTGGTAAAAGCTCCGGACAGGGTCAGGGCGGTTGAAATGATCCTTGATGAAATGGGAGTAGATAGGGCATAA